CGGTCAGCGGCACGTCCGACGAGCCCGCATAGCGGTTGCCCTCGTGCCACACGGTCTGGCCGTGCCGCACGAGCAGGAGGGTCGTCATCACTCGCCCCCGGGGAAGCCGGCCTGGCGCCACGCCTCGTAGATCGCGATGGACGCCGAGCTCGTGAGGTTGAGCGAGCGACGCTGCGGGAGCATCGGGATGCGCAGCTGCGCGCTGATCGCGGGGTGCGCGAGCACCTCGTCGGGCAGCCCGGTGGGCTCGGGGCCGAAGAGGAGGACGTCGTCGTCCCGGTACTCGACATCCGTGAAGCGCTGCGTCGCGTGCGTCGTGAAGGCGAGGACCCGCGCGTCGCCCCACGCGGCGACGGCCGCGTCGAGGTCCGGGTGGACGACGACGTTCGCGAGGTCGTGGTAGTCGAGCCCGGCGCGGCGCAGCTTGGGCTCCGAGAGGTCGAAGCCGAGCGGCTCGATCAGGTGGAGCGGCGCTCCGGTCACCGCGGACAGGCGGATCGCGTTGCCGGTGTTCTGCGGGATGCGGGGCTCGAAGAAGGCGATGACAGGCACGCCTTCCATGGTCCCACGGTGTGACGCAACCGGTCCCCGAGGGCGGGTTCCCGTGTGATAGAAAATCATGTGACGTCTGCCCTCGCCTCCTCGGTCATCGAGCCTTCCGAGACCCCCGCGACGGCAGTCCTCCTCCCCTCCCGCGGCGCCGCGATCCTCGCGCGGCTGGCCGAGGTCGGCCGCTTCGGCGCGGTCGGGACGATCGCCTTCTTCGTGGACCTCGGCGTCTACAACCTCCTGCGCTTCGGGCCCGGCGGCTCCCCGCACGTGTCCGCCCTGTGGGCGAAGGTCATCGCCGTCGTGCTCGCGACGGCCGTCTCGTGGCTCGGGTCGCGGCACTGGACGTTCGCGGACCGCCGCACCGACCAGCCGGCGCGCGAGGCGTTCAGCTTCCTCGTCGTCAACGGCCTCGGCATGGCGATCTCCCTGCTGTGCCTCGTCGTGACGACCGACGTCCTCGGGCTGACGTCCCCGCTCGCGGAGAACGTCGCGGCGAACGTCGTCGGGCTCGCGCTCGCGAACGTGTTCCGCTACTTCGCGTACCGGCACCTCGTCTTCGCGGCGCCGCGCTGACGGCGACGGCCCGCAGGGGCCGTAGCCTGGGCGGATGACGACGCTGTCCTACACGCCAGACCCCTCGCGCTACGCGAACGCCACCTTCCGCCGCTGCGGCCGCTCCGGGCTCGACCTGCCCGCGCTGTCGCTCGGGCTGTGGCACAACTTCGGTGACACCAAGCCGTTCGACGAGCAGCGCGCGATCCTGCGCCGCGCGTTCGACCTCGGCATCACGCACTTCGACCTCGCGAACAACTACGGCCCGCCGTACGGCTCCGCCGAGGAGAACTTCGGCCGGCACCTCACAGCCGACCTGCGCCCGTTCCGCGACGAGATCGTCATCTCCTCGAAGGCCGGCTACGACATGTGGCCCGGCCCGTACGGCGACGGCGGCAGCCGCAAGTACCTGCTGTCCTCGCTCGACCAGTCGCTCAAGCGCATGGGACTCGACTACGTCGACATCTTCTACTCGCACCGCCCCGACCCGTCGGTGCCGATCGAGGAGACGATGGGCGCCCTGCACACGGCCGTGACGAGCGGACGCGCGCTGTACGCGGGCATCTCGAGCTACACGCCCGCGCAGACCCGCGAGGCGCAGCGCGTCCTCGCTGACCTGGGCACGCCCCTGCTCATCCACCAGCCGAGCTACTCGATGTTCAACCGGCACGTCGAGCTGCCCGACGCCGGTTCCACGGCCGACGCGGACGCCGTCGCCTCGGGTGCGGTGTTCGCGCCCGAGCCGACGGGCGAGTCGCTGCTCGACACGGTCGGCGACCTCGGCCTCGGGATGATCGTCTTCTCGCCGCTGCACCAGGGCCTGCTGACCGACCGCTACCTCTCGGGCGAGGTGCCCGCGGGCTCGCGTGCGTCCGTCGGGCACTTCCTCAAGCCTGAGCGCATCTCGCCGACGTACCTCGAGCGGGCGCGGGCGCTCGCCGAGATCGCGGCGGGGCGCGGTCAGAGCCTCGCGCAGCTCGCGCTGAGCTGGGTGCTGCGCGACGAGCGCGTGACGTCCGCGCTGATCGGCGCGAGCAGCGTCGCACAGCTCGAGGACAACGTCGCGGCGCT
This genomic window from Flavimobilis soli contains:
- a CDS encoding tRNA (cytidine(34)-2'-O)-methyltransferase; the encoded protein is MEGVPVIAFFEPRIPQNTGNAIRLSAVTGAPLHLIEPLGFDLSEPKLRRAGLDYHDLANVVVHPDLDAAVAAWGDARVLAFTTHATQRFTDVEYRDDDVLLFGPEPTGLPDEVLAHPAISAQLRIPMLPQRRSLNLTSSASIAIYEAWRQAGFPGGE
- a CDS encoding GtrA family protein, whose product is MTSALASSVIEPSETPATAVLLPSRGAAILARLAEVGRFGAVGTIAFFVDLGVYNLLRFGPGGSPHVSALWAKVIAVVLATAVSWLGSRHWTFADRRTDQPAREAFSFLVVNGLGMAISLLCLVVTTDVLGLTSPLAENVAANVVGLALANVFRYFAYRHLVFAAPR
- a CDS encoding aldo/keto reductase — encoded protein: MTTLSYTPDPSRYANATFRRCGRSGLDLPALSLGLWHNFGDTKPFDEQRAILRRAFDLGITHFDLANNYGPPYGSAEENFGRHLTADLRPFRDEIVISSKAGYDMWPGPYGDGGSRKYLLSSLDQSLKRMGLDYVDIFYSHRPDPSVPIEETMGALHTAVTSGRALYAGISSYTPAQTREAQRVLADLGTPLLIHQPSYSMFNRHVELPDAGSTADADAVASGAVFAPEPTGESLLDTVGDLGLGMIVFSPLHQGLLTDRYLSGEVPAGSRASVGHFLKPERISPTYLERARALAEIAAGRGQSLAQLALSWVLRDERVTSALIGASSVAQLEDNVAALEAPPLTADELAAIEPLAVHGTV